From the Cloeon dipterum chromosome 4, ieCloDipt1.1, whole genome shotgun sequence genome, the window TTATTGTACAGACCACAAAAACTCGAATTCAATTGCATAGTTTGTACAATCCTTTATCAATATTATGCGGTCAATATGTTCGATTAATTAAACTCTTCACCACAATAAACATGGATAAAtatcagttttaaaaacgtgtttttcaaatctattaatatataaacctgttcagaccaaaacaaaaagaatattttgaaaaatatcactgCTAGTTTTTTGaaacgtaattttttttaatgaagttcGAAAGAATGTCCAAAATTAGTTCTTAATTTTGAGTGAAATATTGATTGTGTGTATCGGAGCGATTGTTCGATTGTGGGCTGATTTTTGAAGCGTCCGTTCGGGGTTGGGAGGGTTTTCGGACGTTTTATGACGTCACCAAGTTACGCCCACAAAACACCGCATATGGCGGCCATAAGACCTATTTTAAAGCGACCGACGCGACACCAACGGTTGGGTCGGGAAGGGAAGAATTCGGGCCATAAGAGTGACTAGACTACCCCCTCATCTCCGCGCTCACCTGaagggatttttaattttaatttcgtgtCCTTAAGgtcgaaataattatattagtGCGATGAAtgtgatttataaattatgtgttattttattccaGCTGTTTTGTTAATCTGTTGGCCAAAGCGcacttttattgaaattaaataatattttttgataattattttatttaaatttattgttataattgCTAGTTATCTGAAATTTCCTCATAATTTCATTGTGTTTTGAATCTCGAATGCATGCTACAAACACGATTAGCAGCAATGCAATATCTAAATTCGGGCCATTATTCGCAGAGGACGCTTTCGTCTTGCTTTATCTACAGCAAATCATAAATGTAAACATGAAAAACTCAATTGAGTGTGAATTGTTGGGCCTTGAGCCTCGTTACACTCACACGCTCCCCCCTTTGCCGCAGGAGGCGAAACAAAATCGCCCCCGAAGTcacataaattcaaaaatccCTATCTCTCTGCTTCAGAGAATCAAAagtaaagtgaaaaaaatcaatgcttgATAAGATTGAGATAGTCGTAGTCCAAGATGTACTCAGGGTAGACGTCATTTTCGGTCCTGGCCAGCTTGGCCGGCAGTACAATCGCCCTGGCAGCCACCATGAGGACATTATTCCTTGGCCTATGGGCGTGCGCCTCCCTGGGGGTCAGGTAGGCGTTCAGGTCGTCTGTAAGACGCCTCGAGTCAAAGCCGTGCTTGCACAGGTGCTTCACGTGATCTCTCTCCACGCAGAAGAACCTGACCACCTCGGTCAGCAGCGTCGAGCCACTCTCCATCTGCTCCTTCTTGCTCAGGTACGCACCGAACAGAAACAGGTTTTGCAGACGGACAGCCTGATGATCAAagtttgaggaaaatttaatacagcagtttttttaaattttaaattcgaaaaaaacgCGATTTATGACACTTTTGATTTGGTTTTCGGGGCCAAcgcggggccctatgggccggactGCGCCGATTTGGGTCCCAGTCGAGGCCCCTAGATGGTTTGTGTCCGCttgtgtgcggtttttctaaatcggaccatttttcgaatttttaggaatttttggccatattttcgaaaaagttcaaattttccGGTTTATAAGGgaatgttagaaaaaaatagctcCTTGATAGTCGCTTAACTTATCTGTGAACATTTTAACTCTGAATTCGAGCCAATCCGATCCAAATCTTAAgagctataatttttaactttcaaaaacGGGATTTTAGCACTTcgggaaatcgaaaattcgtttttttttttcaaaacgaaGGTCACTTAAAAGATATTATCAACTCCATCGCACGGGCAGGACCAAAGCCAGTCTagaaaccgattttcagatttttcgggcccatagaaaaattaaaattaattttttccggtTTTACAGCTTCACGcgatgaaaatgatttgatttttgttttaattcggTCGTTCATCCGATCATCGACCACGACAGCTCATTGAACACGTCTTTGATTGGGCTTTGACCTGCGGTACCCTAACAAcgtttttcagggtaccccgcgacctgagatccgctccaaGCCCAGTTTTTAAGTCTATTTCCctaattttgagcacatttaGCGATCTACTCAGCAACGATTTCATACCCTTACCCTTcaacgacctttctcaggttGCACGACCTGAGATTGGGCTCTGGACTGTTATTTCGCTGTCGCTTCGGTCAATTTCACCACTTTGACGGACAGTCTGGCCCGCCAAAGGGTTCAAGAGTCGCAAAAGCATGCATGTTGTTGTGTCACGCGCAAATATGGCCGCTTCAAGCGTTTCAGTCTTTAAAGAAAGACATTTTGGTCATCTACATCGCTACACGtatatgaattaataaaataattgatttaaaacaaaatgtttcatCTCAAATCTCGATTtcatttagagaaaaataaatattttcgagcGTCCGAAATAAAGTGTCTAGAAACTTACTTGCAAAATCCCGAAATTGGAATCTTTCATCTGGTGCTGCAGGCTTGCAAACTCGAGTCCAGCCGGGTCGAGCCGGAACAGTTGGTACTCCAAGTGGCGAAAGTAGGCGTGTCTCGGCTCCTGCCACGAAGTCGGCGAGCACAAAGCCACCAGCGACACGTACTCATCCGTGCTGAGTAAGAGACAGAATGGAAAGGTTCAAGAAAGAGATAAACTCAAGTTACTCAAGTGTTTGCTCAATAACGAGAAGGTAGAGTCCGTTACGAATCGAACAAAGCGCGAAAATTACAAACCAAAGTCTCATAAAAGTcggaaattcataaaattggtTCCTGCGCGGGCCCAGGGACATAAATTATATCTTAAAAACCCActgaaaccaaaatttctcATATTTTAATCAGTCCGTGCCGCGAAATATTAGCCGATCGTtcgccccgcccacttttACATCCCTCTGCATCGCTCGCACGAGTTAGCTGACCGAACTGAAGTTAGCTCCATGTGGTAGACCTCTCGTAAGTCTATAACTTCACTCGTGCGCGCGATGCAGAGGGATATAAAAAGGGGTGGGGCGAATTATCGGCCAATATTCCGCGGTTTATTCAGTTTCAGTATAAATCGTACCGGCATTTGTCCAAATCAGGTGTGTTGAAGGCCTTGACAGAAACGTGTGGCTTGTCAGCATTCCTGGTGAAGTACTGGCTGTGCGACTTCCTGCAGAACATTTTGTTGTTCATGACCTGCCGGTAGAGGCGCTGCCTGTTGAGAATGCTGCCAAGGCGCGTCTTCTTCTTGTGCAGCCCCATCTTGGTCTTGTGCCACAGACACGCCCTGATCTTGTACACGAACTGCAGCTTGCGGCCCTCGGCCTTCAGCTTCTTGCTTCTGCTGCGCTTCCGGTCCGTGTCGTAGGTGCAGAAGGCGCGCACGCCTGGCCGAAGGGGCGGGTCTCTCTTGCCCATCCGCCGGTAGTACCTGGTTGTCACCGCCGGACTACCCTGGCGAACCTGCTCACCCTGCCGAGAGCCACCCTGACCGGGAATTTTGGACTGGCTCtgcagaaaaattacaaacaataattttagaggccgcggaaatttggccgatcGTTCGGCCCTTTGACTTTAATATCCCTCTGCATCGCCCGCACAAGTCAGCTGATCGGAGTGAAGTTAGCTCCACATGGTAGACATTTTCGAGAACCAAAAGTGGGCGGGGTGAACgatcggccaaatttccgcggcacgaacgcaatggcaaataaaaagaCGCTATTCCCTCAGTATAAAATACCCTTCCGCCTTAATCTGTCAAAGTTAAAGAGCCAGTcgaggaataaaatatttccttttaccACCTGGTGATCAGGAAAGTGGTTGTCTTGGCAGAAAGGGCTCCAGGAAGGAGGCGCTTGCCAGTCAGGAGCGTAATTCCTTCTCTTGAGCGGCACAGGCACGTCGAGTCGGTCGGAGACCGAGCGACGAGGAGGGTTGTTCTTTGATTTGGGAAACTTGATCTCGTACATCAGCTCAAACTCGTTGATTGGCTTCTTGGCTGCAATATATAAAATAGACAAGAAAATTGCAGAGTTgagaatcgatttttttcgatcaaaataatatacctCCTCTTGCCGGTGATGGAGCAATTTTCTGCTGCCTTGATGGTGGTTGATGTTGGAATTTCTGCGGGTAGTTCGGCCACTTGGAACTGCTCCTGGAGCTGAGGAATTGGAGCGCTGTAGTAAAAATGCTGTGGCATCATAGTCAGGAGGCGTGGCACCGTGGAACTTGAGGCACTTACTGTTCGTTCCCCGAATCTATACTGGCCATCTAGGCCTGTCCAATACGACGCCCACGAGGAGACTTGCGAGAAGTTTAATTGATTCATCTTAATTTCCTCTGAAATGACAAATTGTATGtattacacaaaataatatgtatgatAATGTAATATTAGCAGTCGTAAAACCCGTATGACATATGACACACGGGTGtaatgtgtttattttcatgGTTATTTGCGTGAACCCTCTCGAAACCTTCAATTTAGGTTGAAACTTACCTTTGCGGATCGTAAATATGCGCGGTTTCCCGAACTTCCGTTCTGGCACAGCTGATCAGCAGCTGTCGCGCAGGCTTGTGTTGCCACAAAGGAAAAAAGTTGCGACGGCAACGTTGCAATCGGCAAGAATTTCTACGATTTTTGCAGCAAGAATTTTTCGTGATACGCGTTTACGATGTTAATCCAAGATCCAAACTAACTCTTTATGAAAGACCTTGTCCACGTGAACAGCGAGGATAGCGCCGTCTGCCGTCAATCG encodes:
- the LOC135943025 gene encoding uncharacterized protein LOC135943025 — encoded protein: MGKRDPPLRPGVRAFCTYDTDRKRSRSKKLKAEGRKLQFVYKIRACLWHKTKMGLHKKKTRLGSILNRQRLYRQVMNNKMFCRKSHSQYFTRNADKPHVSVKAFNTPDLDKCRTDEYVSLVALCSPTSWQEPRHAYFRHLEYQLFRLDPAGLEFASLQHQMKDSNFGILQAVRLQNLFLFGAYLSKKEQMESGSTLLTEVVRFFCVERDHVKHLCKHGFDSRRLTDDLNAYLTPREAHAHRPRNNVLMVAARAIVLPAKLARTENDVYPEYILDYDYLNLIKH